The DNA sequence TGGAGCTTAGATCCGCGgtggattagtccttgacctgtcgggttgggaGATACcgtggacaaaaaaaaaaaaaaatatacctgTAATCTGTTTGCAGATTTTCATTTTAGACCAACTCTTTTAAggattaatttctttaatttacttTCCTGTCAAATATCACTGATGTGCCTCTCTTCATTCACATGTAACTTGTTTCTGTTTAATCCAATCTACCATTGCTGACAAACCAACCAGGAGTTGAGGTAAATCTTGGACTAATGGAGAATATGATTTTATCAttacaacaagaagaagaagaaagaacctATAAAATGAGAGTAGGAAAATAATAATTCTATAATAGTAATAACAGAGAATTAACCACTGAGCACTTTTATACACCAAAGCAGACACAATAAACTTATTCTATGAATTAACTTTCCCAATCTTAATGAACAACATTCATGTGTCTATGTAACTGTGATAAGACAtggaatgaaaaattaaaatctacCAAGTATACTGCCTCATCTGCTCTTGCTCCTCTTTTTGGTAATTACATGGCCCTATGCATACACCTTGCGGCTACACAGGAGTTGTGGTTGTATCAGTATCACTGACAAGAATCCACTGTATTTTCCGTCTTCTACCGTCTTTTCCGGCTTCTTTCTGTCCAAAATTTTTCAATCCCCACTTCTGTATGTATGGCGGAGCATTATGAATATAAATGAACATTATGAAAATGAATTTATATGAATATTATGGGTCTGGTTTTTCCATCTCTTCAATGAATCAATTTGCTTGTCTCTTAAAGAACGGTTTCTGGCAGATTAGGAGTCTTTGATGGCTGTCGCTTTCGATTTCTACAACTCGTGCATCCCACTTCAACCGCGCTATTAGAGCTCTCGCCGACTCTACTAAAGGAATTGTGTCGCGAATTATAACCCATCCCTGCATGCATGGACCATTGTCAATGCCATATCAAAAGGCTTGCTCAAGTTTTTTAAAACAAGAAATTTGTCCTTCACCATTCAAAAAGGGTAACAAATAAGTCTTTCTATACAAAAAAATACAGGTAAAGGAATGGTGATAGACAAAGTTGTCTAGTAAGAAATGAATTTGTCATTTTCAAATCCCTTGGAACTACTTTGTCCCCTGTACTACTTTTATTAGGGATGACATTGGTGGATTCCTCTCATTTTATGGTAGTCATGACTCCTTGTTCTATATATTTATACCTCAACACcaaataattttaatagaaaataaataaataactaaatgacGTGAAGGAAAAGGACCATTAATAAGGAGTTAAGACCATAGAGTTAAGCTTACATACCTCAGGGCGAAGTATCCTGTCAATTTCTATAAACATATCAAGCATAGTGCATCTGCGCTGCTGAGAAGTCTCGAGGGATAGAAGTCCGTCTGCATGCACCAAATCGTAGGTTCTAGGGTACGTTGGAAAAGCCTCACACCTAGGAGCAACAAAAGATCATACATATAAGAAAATAGTAACACTTATTCACAAAATCATAATAGTagttgataatttaatatatccTTGCACCCAGCCTACCACCAATAATAATTAAGTAGAATTTCTAAATATAACAACTTCTATATGCTTATGCCTATATCCCCCAAGAATTCTCGACTTGCACAGCATCATTAACTATTAAGCTCTTACACCtttattaacatatatttttttaaccaaTATCGTCGATCTCAATTATGCAAGTCTTTAAGAATACTTTAACCTTAGTGTGAATGTTATGGTGACCAcaaaaagaaaaaggggaaaTTGAATAGGCATGTATATCAAAGCATCAATGCTTTTTTCacagaaaaatcagaaaatacattgacattaaaaaacagaaggaaaaagcagagaaaaataCCAATCATGCAAGACACCAACATAACCCCTATCGTGAATCAACGGGAGATAGTTTGGCCCAGATATTGGTATGACATTCATGACCCACACAGATTTCCCAGCACGCAGCAATGCAGAATTAAAACCACCAAAATGGGCATTCATGTCTAGAATGTTTCTTAGCATGTTGTAAGGTGGTGGAGGGTCCTCTTCCCCAGGCCTCTTAGGATGATCAGAAAATATTAATGGAGACAAAAGAGACCAATAGTTCTGGACTGTTGTTCTCCAGCTTTCATTGTCCTCCATAATTTCATCGGATTGCAAACCTGAACACAAGTGAATAGGGGCAATAGTAAGATAACCTAGTGAGAAATTTCATTCAGTACATTGTGATAATTAAGAGTGCTATGCCACTATACACAAATGTTCAGGAATGTAACATTAACCATGGATTGCAAGCTCTTCTTTGTTCAAGTTATCCCGAGAAGGCCAGGTTGCCCTCTTATCAATAGAAATCCGTCGGCTGCTGTGTGTTCCTGCTATGCAGTTTTTCAGTTCCCGATAATATGGAGATTCCACATCATAACCTCTACCACATAAAGGAGGGGGAGAACCATTCTTTCTGAAAATATGAACAAATTGGGAATGCTAGGAATCAGGAATACTTGTTAATCTTTATGAagtaaattaaaaaagtaaaatactTATTCATATATGCATGCCACAGCAGCATTACCTTGAGCTGTAGCAATTTCTTTTACTGGTTTTCTTCCATACAACAGTTTCATCTTGCTGTGAAAGCATTTCCCAGCAAAGATTTTCGGTAAAATCATGTATAACCTTCCACCTTTCTTGATTATCTTTGTTTCGGGCGTTTACAAGCGGTGATGTCCAGACAAAGTAACCATCCAGTTTTAGCAGTCTATCAGCTTCAATCAAGAGAAGGCCATCTAAATGCAATATGAACATTCATAAGACCCATCAGAATCCAATAATTCATTGACCTTAAAGTGCCACAAAATTAGTGAACTAGAAAAACTCAAACTACAGTTTGAAGCTCAGAAAAAGTAAAAGAATCCAGATTCTACACGTTAAAAAAGGGGGATAGTAAAAGCAAATAAAGGAGGCTTGATGAATGAAATCCACAATTATGGGGGAGGAAGAATATGAAAAGATAACTTCATTTTGTTGGATAATCACCGATTATGGAAATAAACATAATAAGATGTCTCTACATATGACCAGATGCTTAAACTATGTTTAGTTTCACATCGGCAGCAACATACTTAATAAGCTGATTGAACTAGGGTGGTCAAAGATGGAAAAAGATTAATATATTTAACTTTAGGTAACTCCCTGTGTATAGTCTTTCTTCCTTAAAGCATATAGTGTTTCTTAATTTTGCATTTCAAAAGAAAAGTTACACCAACTTAAAAGTTCAATGCCTGAGAGCATATGAAAATACAAAGCCAAAGTTTTAAGAGACAGGATGATAGTTATTGCAATaatgggttttatttcttgttttgtcATTTTTACTCTACTGCCAATGATATCTGTAATCTAACATCTTAATTTAGAAGGGCTTACAAATCCGGAAAATAAAAGCTTCATTCAAACAAatgcttgaaacataatttacaaaACATAGCATAATGttggttttcaaaaaataccTTTTTGGTCCCAATCAATTCCACATCTAGCACAATGCAACATATCAAACGAAAGAGATGGAAATGGCAATTGTTTTGAAGTGATAGAAGCAATCATAGCAGGCAGGCCTCTCTCAAGTGTGAGTTGAACTTGACTGCCTGAAGGCTCATAGTCAGCCACGCACATTGTTAAGAGCTGACTTTGAAAGAGGTGTGCTCCAAAACTACCATAGCCACAGCCAATGTCCAGAATGGTTCTAACCTGTAAATTACAGAATGTTATTCAGGAAAGGGATATATTTGTCAAACATTGAGAGCTAGTTTTTATTTACTACAACCATAATCAATCAGAAAATTCGATCACAAATTTGCCCAAATGCAAAGTACAATCCTACAATATGTTCAATAATCGAGTGTGATTCAATGGCACTTAAGAAAAATCTATTCTAGAATAAGGTATATGCTTAGAACAGCCCATAGTATCGTATATATAGTTATCAGGCATGCAGATGATTTTTTCGAGAACATACCCCCAAGACACTTAACAACCTACCATAGTTATATTTTCAATATTTAACATGTACCAACTAAGTGAAACAATAGATGACAGCCACTGCAAAATATAAGGATAGGCATACTCAATTACGCCATTttcaatagataaaaaataattatttacccCAGCTTGAATGAAGTTAGATTCATTTCTGAGTCCAATCATCTCTGCAATTTGATGTGAGTAATCTTCAACACCATCAAACATAAGAGATGCTGAACGAAAGGAAATTTGCTCTTCATCGAGCATCATCATCCTGTAACCAAAgaaaatacataatttttaacATCAAATGATAGCTGAAAGTATAACAGCTTCAAGGAGAGATGTATTTCGCTTACCTCTTGGTCAAGCTTCCAGAAGAAAGAACCTCCTGTGCAGTGATCTTAACATTAGCAACCCATATAACATCCCTTCCGGTAGGCCACCGAAGAGGAATTTTGTAATTTGTTGGTGAGAGAATCAAACAATTTTGCCTGAGCTCCGGGCCGCATTGCCGATCAAGCTGATCACCATCAGAATTACCCAAACCCATATTATCACTAATATTATAGCAAGGAACATAGTTTTCAAGCTCCGGCGAGCAAAATTCCAACTCTTTCATCTTTGAGGGAGCACTAGATAGTTCCCCAATATCCAACAGGTCTGACACAAGTTTCTCTTGGAGTCTTCTATAACCATGGTAAATTTGACCTCTTGATGTGGTCGAAATCGACACCGTCCACAAAAACGAACCAGCAAGTGCAAGAATAACTAGAAATACTAAACTACACTTCAACAAATGCAGAACCAATTTATGCCGGCTTCTCGCAGTTCCAATGAGTGGATCGGATGAGTAACCGTTCTCATTGGTGCCGAATTTAGAATGAGAATTATCTGAAAATAGCAACTTTAAGGGAGACTTCAGAGGTAAAGAGCTGTGATTTGAGGAACCCTTTTTATCCAAATCTTCCTTATCTACTTTATCTTTGTTATGAGACTCCCAAGAATCATGATTGTGTTCAGGTGTCCGAACCCCTGATACACCTCTATACAGAGGCCTGGACATTCTCTCTGAACAAGAAATTGATGGTTAACTGCAAACGCCTTATGAACACACCCCAGAATCCAACACAGAGGTGCTATTCTAACATCATTCTGATTTGTGTACACAAAATCATTGGGAGAATCCACATCCAGTTGAGCATATACAaacctaacataaaaagaaaaggaaaagaaaataggTACCTTGTCAGCTTGATGTTGATGGTGTTAGCACAAAGCAAGTAActataaacaagttggagtgaACAAATTCAGTGAGCAAACAAAACAAACTTCATTTTCAGAGAATCAAAAGAGCATTGGAGTGGCGACAAGGTTagccattaattaattaattaattcaccgCTACCAGATCCATCACGGACCAAACATTGAAATGTATATATactaacaaaatattatataaataaaaatcagaacccaaaaaaaaaaggttaaaatttgGGTGATAATTACAAGTCTGAACTTAGAAAGAATAATGAAgttggaaaaaaaaatttatagttgGTAGTAAAAGCAGATAGGTTGGTGAGTAACTAACATAAATCACTTGCAGCTAGTTCCATAACCATTACTCATAAAACCACAAGCTCATTtttgttccaaaaaaaaaaaatctattttggaAAAGCAACCTTCATTGTGGTTCCTAATCTAAAACCCAGAAGCCAATCGGAACAATGGAAAGTAATTTCCCGAAAGAGTAtatattctttattttcaaaaaagcaaaataacaatagtaataataaataataattcacCTTCACTAAATGCAGAAAGTGCCATTATAAAAGGGCTACCTCATTTTCGGTACCAAAAATGAGATTTTGACGTATCCCAATTGAAATTCAGAGtggaaaaaacataaaaaagtaaaagaaacccAGTTAGATCAATGCTGCAGCTGGAAACAACCCCAGATCAAACTCACTGAAACCAAGCACCAAAgcacaaaaaccccaaaaaaaaaaaaagagcttttgAACCAGCAACAAGTACCTAATCCTCGTtgaggaagaaaaggaagaagagaagaagaaagggagaaaaaaaaTAGGGAATCCCAGTAAAATAGTGAATGAAATTGTGATGGGGTTGTAGGTTGCTCCCAAACGAATCAAAACGACAAGCTTCAATCTCTTTCGTTTCTGTTTTGTGTGTAAATTCTCATTCTAACACTGAGTGTGTTAGTGGATTATTACTAAAACAGTTGCTTACGAAACAAAAACGATAGACTGAAAAGAGGAAGCACGTTTTGTACTGATCCGATCGCGATTCATAACTCTTAGCTCTCAGgccaaataataatatattttggcaaaataaataaacaaatgaaATAGATAGAGTAAGAgttatgaataaataaataaataaatattaaataggaCGCGCTCACAGGGAAAATCTTGAAAATATAAACATTAATAAaaccaatttgggttggtcgagtagtcttgtccgcttaagcaagtgtcgatgGTTCGAATCATGCATTGTACATGCAGCAATTTATTGGCCAGCGACAGACCTTTAAATGGAGCTCCGATCTGCGATGTTTGACGGGTTTTTTGGTGACGGGTTTAGTTTAATACCGTAATATTAGAGAGATAAAAAACTAattaatctaaatttattttatttattatttatttattataaaatatattaaataaaattaaaaataat is a window from the Arachis hypogaea cultivar Tifrunner chromosome 17, arahy.Tifrunner.gnm2.J5K5, whole genome shotgun sequence genome containing:
- the LOC112762841 gene encoding probable pectin methyltransferase QUA2, with the translated sequence MSRPLYRGVSGVRTPEHNHDSWESHNKDKVDKEDLDKKGSSNHSSLPLKSPLKLLFSDNSHSKFGTNENGYSSDPLIGTARSRHKLVLHLLKCSLVFLVILALAGSFLWTVSISTTSRGQIYHGYRRLQEKLVSDLLDIGELSSAPSKMKELEFCSPELENYVPCYNISDNMGLGNSDGDQLDRQCGPELRQNCLILSPTNYKIPLRWPTGRDVIWVANVKITAQEVLSSGSLTKRMMMLDEEQISFRSASLMFDGVEDYSHQIAEMIGLRNESNFIQAGVRTILDIGCGYGSFGAHLFQSQLLTMCVADYEPSGSQVQLTLERGLPAMIASITSKQLPFPSLSFDMLHCARCGIDWDQKDGLLLIEADRLLKLDGYFVWTSPLVNARNKDNQERWKVIHDFTENLCWEMLSQQDETVVWKKTSKRNCYSSRKNGSPPPLCGRGYDVESPYYRELKNCIAGTHSSRRISIDKRATWPSRDNLNKEELAIHGLQSDEIMEDNESWRTTVQNYWSLLSPLIFSDHPKRPGEEDPPPPYNMLRNILDMNAHFGGFNSALLRAGKSVWVMNVIPISGPNYLPLIHDRGYVGVLHDWCEAFPTYPRTYDLVHADGLLSLETSQQRRCTMLDMFIEIDRILRPEGWVIIRDTIPLVESARALIARLKWDARVVEIESDSHQRLLICQKPFFKRQAN